The following are encoded in a window of Pagrus major chromosome 14, Pma_NU_1.0 genomic DNA:
- the LOC141008544 gene encoding uncharacterized protein produces the protein MAAAQKHVLRVYVARDTALKLTLLERPKSVEELKEIMQERFKPRLDGDFSLHYEDPDFDGDLCLLVDIQELPEKGTLRVVRPEGDTSSTASSDTDILPHVPALQRQKSWPDHFVVPGFGYEMEHILEEGNRVYEESGKLLKLKRSQKSEILKKMAETIYSFKPYPHEKELAMAAQALITAHPCLRMTAGEDGDLGWKRHIGYKVASYRNNLAKAGVAEVAINTGRRSRNNPDNDHPHQNIKKARKAEVNYIINLPKDQTPATLETMREEIIHEVEKTERNQLVIGKLMNTTYALRRQEIVGALVAPRVRDVVDRWPALLMESQVFAEFHRINNVNLRNQFYKELDRHTPKLITLFRDKATKTGKIAEELAKLMRIYDLQEQRDVNMRRALVLYALPVYLREDASKFFRTCNSADGPDLTDTPVALLTVVTDDTTDAALFSPESICIVVEDEILVSGPTNLADSFLLLFGYVYALDLQYPKNLELTFTFIQKVVMCLEDNKPLKGRLLTLKNDLFNE, from the exons ATGGCTGCTGCCCAGAAGCATGTGCTGCGTGTGTATGTTGCACGAGACACCGCCCTGAAACTTACTCTACTTGAGCGACCAAAGtcagtggaggagctgaaagaAATAATGCAAGAGAGGTTCAAGCCGAGACTGGATGGGGACTTTAGCCTGCACTATGAGGATCCAGACTTTGATGGTGATCTTTGTCTCCTTGTGGACATCCAAGAGTTGCCAGAGAAGGGCACATTGAGAGTCGTCAGACCTGAAGGTGACACATCATCTACTGCATCTTCTGACACAGACATACTCCCACATGTACCTGCGTTACAGCGCCAGAAGAGTTGGCCTGATCACTTTGTTGTTCCTGGTTTTGGCTATGAAATGGAGCATATACTAGAAGAAGGAAATCGTGTTTATGAAGAATCAGGAAAATTGCTGAAGTTAAAGAGGTCACAGAAGAGtgaaatccttaaaaaaatggcagaaacGATCTACAGTTTTAAACCATACCCACATGAAAAGGAATTGGCAATGGCTGCTCAAGCTTTGATAACAGCTCATCCATGTCTCAGAATGACGGCTGGTGAAGACGGGGATTTGGGATGGAAACGTCACATAGGGTACAAGGTTGCGTCTTACCGTAACAATCTGGCCAAAGCTGGGGTTGCAGAAGTAGCCATCAACACAGGGAGGCGGAGCCGAAACAACCCCGACAATGACCACCCCCATCAAAACATAAAGAAAGCTCGAAAAGCTGAGGTCAACTACATCATCAACCTACCGAAGGATCAAACCCCAGCCACTCTGGAAACAATGAGAGAAGAAATCATACATGAAGTCGAAAAGACTGAGAGAAACCAATTAGTCATAGGCAAGCTCATGAACACAACCTATGCCCTTCGTCGCCAAGAAATCGTTGGAGCTCTTGTAGCTCCACGGGTGAGAGATGTCGTGGACAGATGGCCAGCCCTACTTATGGAGTcacag GTCTTTGCAGAGTTCCACCGAATCAACAACGTTAACCTGCGCAATCAATTCTACAAGGAGCTGGACAGACACACGCCTAAACTGATCACCTTGTTCAGAGACAAGGCCACCAAGACTGGCAAGATAGCGGAGGAGCTAGCCAAGCTCATGAGGATTTATGACCTTCAG GAACAACGTGATGTAAATATGAGACGGGCCCTCGTCCTTTATGCACTTCCTGTGTACCTGCGTGAAGATGCCTCCAAGTTCTTCAGGACCTGTAAT tCAGCAGATGGTCCAGACCTCACTGACACTCCGGTGGCTCTCCTGACAGTCGTCACGGATGACACTACTGATGCGGCCCTCTTCAGCCCTGAGAGCATCTGTATTGTCGTGGAGGATGAAATACTTGTGAGTGGTCCCACAAATCTGGCTGACTCATTTCTCCTGCTCTTTGGGTACGTATATGCACTAGACCTACAGTACCCAAAGAATCTCGAgcttacattcacatttatcCAAAAAGTCGTGATGTGTCTTGAGGACAACAAACCACTGAAAGGGCGTCTACTGACGCTGAAGAATGATTTGTTCAATGAGTGA